One Candidatus Desulfatibia profunda genomic window, GGAGGAATGGATAGGATGGATTGATGACATTAAGAAATCAGCCAAAATGAAGACCAATTACAAGATACTCCAGGATATCGCCCATGACTGACAAAAAAACTTACAGACGGCGAAACTACTTCATCGACAAAAAATATCAGACGGCTTTTGCCTTCAAATTCCTGATTGTCCTCATAATCGCGGCAAGTGTTTCACTGGTATTGTTTACCTATTATACGCGTGGAACCGTCACCATAGGCTATAACGGCCTCGAGATTAATCTCGATAACACGAACAACTTCTTCCTTCCAGTGCTGTCCGTGTGGGTCACCCTTCTCATCTTAGCAACAAGTATCGTCGCCGCAGTGGTTATGATTTTCATCTCCCATAAAATCGCCGGCCCGCTTTTCCATATCAAACAAGCCTTGGCTGAGGTCGCTAAGGGAAACCTGACCACGCGGGTACATTTGCGAAAGAAGGATCAGTGCAAGTCTTTGGCGGACGCAATCAACGAAGTGACGACTACCCTGGACGGGACAATCGGGAATATCAAGACTCAGTC contains:
- a CDS encoding methyl-accepting chemotaxis protein gives rise to the protein MTDKKTYRRRNYFIDKKYQTAFAFKFLIVLIIAASVSLVLFTYYTRGTVTIGYNGLEINLDNTNNFFLPVLSVWVTLLILATSIVAAVVMIFISHKIAGPLFHIKQALAEVAKGNLTTRVHLRKKDQCKSLADAINEVTTTLDGTIGNIKTQSAEISCLIDEMLATAASNPPLHQEIEHPLQELRKKITELQDATNHLKTSHSA